Proteins encoded by one window of Bauldia sp.:
- a CDS encoding glycosyltransferase family 2 protein — protein MFAVERLESIEIGAEAAAGGEVAVYAARARGLGLPFVATVELGGDAISDLDAIAEARIARAASGHTYIAPDESAIADTLHWLGRFPAMRGRLCVATPSAIRAALIEAAMPALMRNAIGALADAHPHLSARNVTTRPQLIGGLAVFIAVLTCAVFAPFAILATANLLGAVFFFGVSALRFIAAGRIRRRAPIDDARPELPQDDALPVYSVLVPLHGEAQMVPGLVAALDAIDWPHDRLDIKLILEESDVATVAAARSLAPRAHLEIVVVPKGGPQTKPKALDYALPLARGEFVSVYDAEDRPHPRQLREAYAAFADAGPDLASLQAGLVIDNGDRGWLPLLFSIEYAALFDGLLPALASLHMPLPLGGTSNHFRRAALESVGGWDPYNVTEDADLGLRLARFGYRCATLDMATLENAPTRLWPWVRQRTRWFKGWMQTWLVHTRDPVRLWRELGPRGALGFTLIGTGLIVSSLVYPLHLMTILVALTNPMNLWGDRGAVTAMLVGANLFNLVAGYLAMAVLSDRALRLRGRGREARGLLLLPLYWLLMSFASYRAIFDLVVRPHYWAKTPH, from the coding sequence TTGTTCGCAGTCGAGCGGCTCGAGAGTATCGAAATTGGCGCCGAAGCGGCGGCCGGCGGCGAGGTCGCCGTCTACGCCGCGCGCGCCCGCGGCCTCGGCCTGCCGTTCGTCGCCACCGTTGAGCTTGGCGGCGACGCTATCTCCGACCTGGACGCGATCGCCGAAGCGCGGATCGCCCGCGCCGCGTCCGGCCACACCTACATCGCGCCGGACGAGAGCGCGATCGCCGACACGCTGCACTGGCTCGGCCGCTTCCCCGCGATGCGCGGGCGCCTCTGTGTCGCAACGCCGAGCGCGATCCGCGCGGCGCTGATCGAGGCGGCCATGCCGGCGCTGATGCGGAACGCCATCGGCGCGCTGGCCGATGCCCACCCGCATCTCTCCGCCCGCAACGTCACGACCCGGCCGCAGCTCATCGGCGGCCTCGCCGTCTTCATCGCGGTGCTCACCTGCGCTGTCTTCGCCCCGTTCGCCATACTCGCCACGGCGAACCTGCTCGGCGCCGTCTTCTTCTTCGGCGTCTCCGCACTGCGCTTCATCGCCGCCGGCCGCATACGCCGTCGCGCGCCGATCGACGACGCGCGACCCGAGTTACCGCAGGACGATGCGCTGCCCGTCTATTCGGTGCTGGTGCCGCTCCATGGCGAGGCGCAGATGGTCCCGGGCCTCGTCGCCGCGCTCGACGCCATCGACTGGCCTCACGACCGCCTCGACATCAAACTGATCCTCGAGGAGTCCGACGTCGCCACCGTCGCCGCTGCCCGTAGTCTGGCGCCGCGCGCGCACCTCGAGATCGTGGTTGTGCCGAAGGGCGGGCCGCAGACCAAGCCGAAGGCGCTAGACTACGCGCTGCCGCTGGCACGCGGCGAGTTCGTGTCGGTCTACGATGCCGAGGACCGGCCGCACCCGCGCCAGCTCCGCGAGGCGTACGCCGCCTTCGCCGACGCCGGCCCGGACCTCGCCAGCCTGCAGGCCGGCCTCGTCATCGACAACGGCGATCGCGGCTGGCTGCCGCTGCTTTTCTCCATCGAATACGCCGCGCTGTTCGACGGCCTGCTCCCCGCGCTGGCGTCGCTCCACATGCCGCTGCCGCTCGGCGGCACATCCAATCATTTCCGTCGCGCCGCGCTGGAATCGGTCGGCGGCTGGGACCCGTACAACGTCACCGAGGACGCCGACCTCGGCCTGCGCCTGGCGCGCTTCGGCTATCGCTGCGCGACGCTGGACATGGCGACGCTGGAGAACGCGCCGACGCGGCTGTGGCCCTGGGTGCGCCAGCGCACCCGCTGGTTCAAGGGCTGGATGCAGACGTGGCTGGTGCATACGCGCGATCCCGTGCGGCTGTGGCGCGAGCTCGGGCCGCGCGGCGCGCTCGGCTTCACGCTGATCGGCACGGGCCTGATCGTCTCATCGCTGGTCTACCCGCTGCACCTGATGACCATCCTCGTCGCGCTCACCAACCCCATGAACTTGTGGGGCGACCGCGGCGCGGTCACCGCCATGCTAGTCGGCGCCAACCTGTTCAACCTTGTCGCCGGGTATCTCGCGATGGCGGTGCTGTCCGACCGCGCGCTGCGGCTGCGCGGTCGCGGCCGGGAGGCGAGGGGGCTGCTACTGCTGCCGCTCTACTGGCTGCTGATGTCGTTCGCCAGCTACCGCGCGATCTTCGATCTGGTCGTCCGCCCGCACTACTGGGCGAAGACACCGCACTAG
- a CDS encoding metal-sensitive transcriptional regulator: protein MQKDTKAAVLKRLKRVAGQVGGVAAMVENDRYCIDVVTQISAVRAALRRIEEEVLEDHVGHCVEAAIRSGNRGDQRRKVAELMEVFARAGR, encoded by the coding sequence ATGCAGAAAGATACCAAGGCGGCGGTGCTCAAGCGGCTGAAGCGCGTCGCCGGGCAGGTCGGCGGCGTCGCGGCGATGGTCGAGAACGACCGCTATTGCATCGACGTGGTGACGCAGATCTCCGCTGTCCGCGCGGCGCTCCGGCGCATCGAGGAGGAGGTGCTGGAGGATCACGTCGGCCACTGCGTCGAGGCGGCGATCCGCAGCGGCAACCGCGGCGATCAGCGCAGGAAGGTCGCCGAGCTGATGGAGGTCTTCGCCCGCGCCGGCCGCTAG
- a CDS encoding heavy metal translocating P-type ATPase has translation MTAHEHRENAPAAAGTAIDPVCGMAVQLGAGKPTYDYEGVTYHFCSNGCREKFAADPERYLAKRAAPATHAHDHHGHDHHHHDHAPAAVAKPAASGTLYTCPMHPEIVRDAPGNCPICGMALEPMLPAADEGPNHELRAMTTRFVVAVPLAIFFLAVDMANHLFGVDILPFLSPQNQQYLQLVLALPAVLWCGWPFFERGWRSLITGHLNMFTLIALGTGAAFLYSVVAVFAPGIFPPAMRDHHGLVPLYFESAAVITALVLLGQILELRARAHTSGAIRALMKRTPKTAYRVAPDGSASEVALETVAIGDTLRVRPGDLVPIDGVVVAGASAVDESLLTGESLPVEKQVGDKATGGTVNGTGSFDLRVERTGAATTLSRIVAMVAEAQRTRAPIQGLADRVSGLFVPAVIAIAAVAFVVWFVAGPEPSVAYGLVAALSVLIIACPCALGLATPISIMVATGRGAEAGVLIRTAEALERMEKVDTIVIDKTGTLTEGRPEVTAVEPLARFTADDLLMAAAAVEQGSEHPLSAAIVRAAASKKLTLPQAHGFASVPGKGVRGTVAGRAVVLGNAALMADEGVSFAALDAAVAARRKNGETVMFIAIDRNPAGFLAVADPVRASAPAAIAELAKLGLTVVMATGDNRATAEAVAGRLNIAELHAEVLPADKAKIVADLRARGRRVAMAGDGVNDAPALAAADVGIAMGAGSDVAIESGGMTLMGGDLQGLVRARRLALATMKNIRQNLFFAFGYNVLGVPLAAGVLYPVFGWLLSPMIAALAMSLSSVSVIGNALRLRSAKL, from the coding sequence ATGACCGCCCACGAACATCGCGAAAATGCTCCCGCCGCTGCCGGCACCGCCATCGATCCGGTCTGCGGCATGGCCGTGCAGCTTGGCGCCGGCAAGCCGACGTACGACTACGAGGGCGTCACGTATCATTTCTGCTCGAACGGCTGCCGCGAGAAATTCGCCGCCGATCCCGAGCGCTACCTGGCGAAGCGGGCGGCACCCGCCACCCATGCGCACGACCATCACGGCCACGACCATCACCACCACGACCACGCGCCTGCCGCCGTAGCGAAGCCGGCGGCGTCCGGCACGCTTTACACCTGCCCGATGCACCCCGAGATCGTGCGCGACGCGCCAGGCAATTGCCCGATCTGCGGCATGGCGCTGGAGCCGATGCTGCCCGCCGCCGACGAAGGCCCGAACCATGAGCTCCGTGCGATGACGACGCGTTTCGTTGTCGCCGTGCCGCTCGCGATCTTTTTTCTCGCCGTCGACATGGCGAACCATCTTTTCGGCGTCGACATCCTGCCGTTCCTGTCGCCGCAAAATCAGCAGTACCTCCAGCTCGTGCTCGCGCTGCCGGCGGTGCTGTGGTGCGGCTGGCCGTTCTTCGAGCGCGGCTGGCGCTCGCTGATCACCGGTCACCTCAACATGTTCACGCTCATCGCGCTGGGCACCGGCGCGGCGTTCCTCTACAGCGTCGTCGCCGTCTTCGCGCCCGGCATCTTCCCGCCTGCGATGCGGGATCACCACGGCCTCGTGCCTCTATACTTCGAGTCGGCGGCGGTCATCACGGCACTGGTCCTTCTCGGCCAGATACTGGAACTCCGCGCCCGCGCCCACACCAGCGGCGCCATCCGCGCGCTGATGAAGCGCACGCCGAAGACTGCGTATCGCGTCGCCCCCGACGGCAGCGCCAGCGAGGTTGCGCTGGAGACCGTTGCCATCGGCGACACGCTGCGCGTCCGTCCCGGCGACCTCGTGCCCATCGACGGCGTCGTCGTCGCCGGCGCCAGCGCGGTCGACGAGTCCCTGCTCACCGGCGAATCCCTGCCGGTCGAGAAGCAGGTCGGCGACAAGGCGACCGGCGGCACCGTCAACGGCACCGGCAGCTTCGATCTCCGCGTCGAGCGCACCGGCGCCGCCACGACCCTGTCGCGCATCGTCGCCATGGTCGCCGAAGCCCAGCGCACGCGCGCGCCCATCCAGGGCCTCGCGGACCGCGTCTCCGGCCTGTTCGTGCCGGCGGTCATCGCCATCGCCGCCGTCGCCTTCGTGGTCTGGTTCGTCGCCGGCCCGGAGCCGTCGGTCGCCTACGGCCTCGTCGCCGCGCTCTCCGTCCTCATCATCGCGTGCCCCTGTGCGCTGGGTCTCGCCACGCCCATCTCGATCATGGTTGCCACCGGCCGCGGCGCCGAGGCCGGCGTGCTGATCCGCACGGCCGAGGCGCTGGAGCGGATGGAAAAGGTCGACACCATCGTCATCGACAAGACCGGCACGCTGACCGAGGGTCGCCCCGAGGTCACCGCCGTCGAGCCGCTGGCGCGCTTCACGGCGGACGATCTGCTGATGGCCGCCGCGGCAGTGGAGCAGGGGAGCGAGCATCCGCTGTCGGCCGCGATCGTCCGCGCCGCCGCGTCAAAGAAACTGACGCTGCCACAGGCGCATGGCTTCGCGTCGGTGCCCGGCAAAGGCGTCCGCGGCACCGTCGCCGGGCGCGCCGTCGTGCTTGGCAACGCTGCGCTGATGGCCGACGAAGGCGTCTCCTTCGCCGCGCTGGATGCGGCCGTTGCGGCCCGCCGCAAGAACGGTGAGACCGTCATGTTCATCGCCATCGACCGCAACCCCGCCGGCTTCCTCGCCGTCGCCGATCCGGTCCGCGCCTCCGCCCCGGCCGCGATCGCCGAGCTGGCGAAGCTCGGCCTCACCGTCGTCATGGCGACCGGCGACAACCGCGCCACCGCCGAGGCCGTCGCCGGCCGCCTCAACATCGCCGAGCTCCACGCCGAGGTGCTGCCCGCCGACAAGGCGAAGATCGTCGCCGACCTCCGCGCCCGGGGTCGCCGCGTCGCGATGGCGGGCGACGGCGTCAACGACGCGCCGGCGCTCGCCGCCGCCGACGTCGGCATCGCCATGGGCGCCGGCTCCGACGTCGCCATCGAAAGCGGCGGCATGACGCTGATGGGCGGCGACCTGCAGGGTCTCGTCCGCGCCCGCCGCCTGGCGCTGGCGACGATGAAGAACATCCGCCAGAACCTGTTCTTCGCTTTCGGCTACAACGTGCTGGGCGTCCCGCTCGCCGCCGGCGTGCTCTATCCGGTGTTCGGCTGGCTGCTGTCGCCGATGATCGCGGCGCTGGCGATGAGCCTCTCGTCGGTCTCGGTCATCGGCAACGCGCTTCGCCTCCGCAGCGCGAAGCTCTAG
- a CDS encoding metallophosphoesterase codes for MIRTLSDDTLIVFLSDCHIGGDEGRSIFETPGELVRLIDEIDAEARPVELVLAGDFFDFLRIKTAPAGFNRASATIARPELGALFARLRQFAASEQRRVIYLPGNHDAEMWWNDAIRGTLQNDGLMHEFALSYAAAFASDPGRVIYCEHGNEFDPANKITDYSDRLDTPLGEHIVTDIIPRLPRGRAAAALQLSDIDRVFPLSILPEWVAGRLFYALVRQAVRWLLLPLAIAYVAFEMVAFLIGTDRRSINTLFVDVTYDVLLLLVAFSFFFLLARRMTNRALRTPQVHRDEQGEANDATIAIVREFLEAGKRPPLAPDLDKAVAVFVSGHTHAPSMTHFNAGGGARGVIVNSGCWLRQLQALRTYFRLPTVFISRFVLTHVRVYREGGATRVELWEQPHPSRQELRIPERLAVLGRLPREPAADAPPRVRASASV; via the coding sequence ATGATCCGGACGCTCAGCGACGATACGCTCATCGTCTTCCTCTCGGACTGCCATATCGGCGGCGACGAGGGGCGCTCGATCTTCGAGACGCCGGGCGAGCTGGTGCGGCTGATCGACGAGATCGACGCCGAGGCGCGGCCGGTCGAGCTGGTGCTCGCCGGCGACTTCTTCGACTTCCTCCGGATCAAGACCGCGCCGGCCGGCTTCAACCGCGCGTCGGCGACGATCGCGCGACCGGAGCTTGGTGCGCTGTTCGCGCGGCTCCGACAATTCGCAGCGAGCGAGCAGCGGCGCGTCATCTACCTGCCCGGCAACCACGACGCCGAGATGTGGTGGAACGACGCAATCCGCGGGACGCTGCAAAATGACGGGTTGATGCATGAATTCGCGCTGTCGTACGCGGCGGCGTTCGCTTCCGATCCGGGGCGCGTCATCTATTGCGAGCACGGCAACGAGTTCGACCCGGCAAACAAGATCACCGACTACAGCGACCGGCTCGACACGCCGCTCGGCGAGCACATCGTCACCGACATCATCCCGCGGCTGCCGCGCGGTCGGGCGGCGGCGGCGCTGCAGCTCAGCGACATCGACCGCGTGTTTCCGCTCTCGATCCTGCCCGAGTGGGTGGCCGGGCGGCTGTTCTATGCGCTGGTGCGGCAGGCGGTGCGCTGGCTGCTCCTGCCGCTCGCCATCGCCTACGTCGCGTTCGAGATGGTCGCGTTCCTGATCGGGACGGACCGGCGCTCGATCAACACGCTGTTCGTCGATGTGACCTACGACGTGCTGCTGCTGCTGGTCGCGTTCAGCTTCTTCTTCCTGCTGGCGCGGCGGATGACCAACCGGGCGCTCAGGACACCGCAAGTGCATCGCGACGAGCAGGGCGAGGCGAACGACGCGACGATCGCGATCGTGCGCGAATTCCTCGAGGCCGGGAAGCGGCCGCCGCTGGCGCCCGATCTCGACAAGGCGGTGGCGGTGTTCGTCTCCGGCCACACGCATGCGCCGTCGATGACGCATTTCAACGCGGGCGGCGGGGCGCGCGGCGTCATCGTCAATTCCGGGTGCTGGCTGCGGCAGCTTCAGGCGCTGCGCACCTATTTCCGCCTGCCGACGGTGTTCATCTCGCGGTTCGTGCTGACGCATGTGCGCGTCTATCGCGAGGGCGGCGCGACGCGCGTCGAGCTGTGGGAGCAGCCGCATCCGTCGAGGCAGGAGCTGCGGATTCCGGAGCGGCTGGCGGTGCTCGGCCGCCTGCCGCGCGAACCGGCGGCCGATGCGCCGCCGAGGGTGCGGGCCTCCGCCTCGGTCTAG
- a CDS encoding MATE family efflux transporter has translation MAEPANAFEVTHRGVFAIAAPMTLAYLTTPLVGVISLGVIGQLGDPALVGGVSIGGLIFDIVFLSFNFLRAGTTGLVAQALGAGDKREMTATLARALLLALVIGIVILVLHAPILALAQHLIGGSDAVQAATRTYWDIRVLCAPMMLANYVILGWLIGLGRAGYGLFLQLVLNGVNIALAVLLVHFYGLGVAGAAWAGFTAETSAALVGFIVVYRLVDRTALPDRAAILSRAAFVRLIALNRDILIRSFALLFAFAVFTARSAAAGDVILAANELLMNLIILAAYSLDGLAAAAEQLTGRAIGARHRPAFDRAVRLAILWGYVVGATLTLVLLLAGGHVIDLMTTSEPVRAAARGVLIWAALFPLFGTLAYQMDGVFIGATWSVDMRNAMLFAVVIYLVIGATLALWLGIVGWWIALLVFLLTRGLTLLWRQSIRVRSAF, from the coding sequence GTGGCCGAGCCTGCCAATGCCTTCGAGGTCACGCACCGCGGCGTCTTCGCCATCGCCGCGCCGATGACGCTCGCCTATCTGACGACGCCGCTGGTCGGCGTCATCAGCCTCGGCGTTATCGGCCAGCTTGGCGATCCGGCGCTGGTTGGCGGCGTCTCGATCGGCGGCCTGATCTTCGACATCGTCTTCCTCTCGTTCAACTTCCTGCGCGCCGGCACCACCGGGCTGGTCGCGCAGGCGCTGGGCGCCGGCGACAAGCGCGAGATGACGGCAACGCTTGCCCGCGCGCTGCTGCTGGCGCTGGTCATCGGCATCGTGATTCTTGTCCTGCACGCGCCGATCCTGGCACTGGCGCAGCATCTGATCGGCGGCAGCGACGCCGTGCAGGCCGCCACCCGCACCTACTGGGACATCCGCGTGCTCTGCGCGCCGATGATGCTCGCCAACTACGTCATCCTCGGCTGGCTGATCGGCCTCGGCCGCGCCGGCTACGGCCTGTTCCTCCAGCTCGTGCTGAACGGCGTCAACATCGCGCTCGCCGTTCTGCTGGTCCATTTCTACGGTCTTGGCGTTGCCGGCGCCGCCTGGGCCGGCTTCACGGCGGAAACGTCGGCAGCGCTCGTCGGTTTCATCGTGGTCTACCGCCTTGTCGATCGCACCGCGCTTCCCGATCGCGCCGCGATACTGAGCCGCGCCGCCTTCGTCCGCCTGATTGCGCTGAACCGCGACATCCTCATCCGGTCGTTTGCGCTGCTTTTCGCCTTCGCAGTGTTCACGGCCCGCAGCGCCGCTGCCGGCGACGTGATCCTCGCCGCCAACGAACTCCTGATGAATCTCATCATCCTCGCCGCCTATTCCCTGGACGGCCTCGCGGCGGCCGCGGAGCAACTGACAGGCCGGGCGATCGGAGCGCGCCATCGGCCGGCCTTCGATCGTGCCGTGCGCCTCGCGATTCTGTGGGGCTACGTCGTCGGGGCGACGCTGACGCTGGTCCTGCTGCTGGCCGGCGGCCATGTCATCGATCTCATGACCACCAGCGAGCCGGTCCGCGCCGCCGCCCGCGGCGTCCTCATCTGGGCCGCGCTCTTTCCGCTCTTCGGCACGCTCGCCTATCAGATGGACGGCGTCTTCATTGGCGCCACCTGGTCGGTCGATATGCGCAACGCGATGCTGTTTGCGGTGGTCATCTACCTCGTCATTGGCGCGACGCTTGCGCTATGGCTGGGCATCGTCGGCTGGTGGATCGCGCTGCTGGTCTTTCTGCTGACCCGCGGCCTGACGCTGTTGTGGCGTCAGAGCATCCGCGTCCGCTCCGCGTTCTAG
- the tauA gene encoding taurine ABC transporter substrate-binding protein has translation MKKTLLAAALGAATLLGGAVAGHAEDAIRIAYQTTIDPAKVAQADGLYEKAFGRAAEWKKFDSGADVIAAIAGGSIDIGFVGSSPLAVAASNKLPIETFFIADQIGDAEELVVRNGSGIEKPEDLIGKTVAVPFVSTTHYSLLAALEHWNIDPSKVKIVNSRPPEIAAAWLRGDIDAAYVWDPALGAIKATGKVLASSKDVATWGAPTFDAWIVRKDFADKNPAIVTAFAQVTGAAYAGFLKDQTAWLADKSNIDKVANLTGAKPEDVPVVLAGYVFPTLADQASPQLLGGDTVKAVVATSEFLKEQGKIPDVLADYGPYVNPAYVKQAAATN, from the coding sequence ATGAAGAAGACATTGCTCGCGGCCGCACTCGGCGCCGCAACCTTGCTCGGCGGTGCCGTCGCCGGCCACGCCGAGGACGCCATCCGCATCGCTTACCAGACGACGATCGACCCGGCCAAGGTCGCCCAGGCCGACGGCCTCTATGAGAAGGCCTTCGGCCGCGCCGCCGAATGGAAGAAGTTCGACTCCGGCGCCGACGTCATCGCCGCCATTGCCGGCGGCTCGATCGACATCGGCTTCGTCGGCTCCAGCCCGCTGGCGGTCGCCGCCTCGAACAAGCTGCCGATCGAGACGTTCTTCATCGCCGACCAGATCGGCGACGCCGAGGAATTGGTCGTGCGCAACGGCTCCGGCATCGAGAAGCCGGAAGACCTGATCGGCAAGACCGTGGCGGTGCCCTTCGTCTCGACCACGCACTACAGCCTGCTCGCGGCGCTGGAGCATTGGAACATCGATCCGTCGAAGGTGAAGATCGTCAATTCGCGTCCGCCGGAAATCGCCGCCGCCTGGTTGCGTGGCGACATCGATGCCGCCTACGTCTGGGACCCGGCGCTGGGCGCCATCAAGGCGACCGGCAAGGTGCTGGCTTCCTCGAAGGACGTCGCCACCTGGGGCGCGCCGACCTTTGACGCCTGGATCGTCCGCAAGGACTTCGCCGACAAGAACCCGGCGATCGTCACCGCCTTCGCGCAGGTGACCGGCGCCGCCTACGCCGGCTTCCTCAAGGACCAGACCGCCTGGCTCGCCGACAAGTCGAACATCGACAAGGTCGCGAACCTCACGGGCGCCAAGCCTGAGGACGTTCCGGTCGTGCTCGCCGGCTACGTCTTCCCGACGCTCGCCGACCAGGCCTCGCCGCAGCTTCTCGGTGGCGACACGGTCAAGGCGGTCGTCGCGACCTCCGAGTTCCTCAAGGAGCAGGGCAAGATCCCGGACGTGCTGGCCGACTACGGCCCGTACGTGAACCCGGCCTACGTCAAGCAGGCCGCCGCCACCAACTAG
- a CDS encoding ABC transporter ATP-binding protein — translation MADVAELEARALSVEYDAANGALPALRGIDLRVEPGAFVAVLGPSGSGKTTLLNVFAGFIRPTGGEANFRGRPIAAPSAERAVVFQRHALLPWLDVADNVAFPLKVKGIDRKRRRQLVIPLLLRVGLAEFADHPVWTLSGGMQQRVGLARALAADPAVLLLDEPLGALDAITREDMQRVLLDLWAGSAKTALLITHDIEEAVFLATHLVVLSERPGRIVGRFDLDFSARVAAGEDGAAIRAEPAFTAVKAELRALMHRRAAELQPEQVA, via the coding sequence ATGGCCGACGTCGCCGAACTGGAAGCCCGTGCGCTGAGCGTCGAGTACGACGCGGCGAACGGCGCGCTGCCGGCGCTCCGCGGCATCGACCTGCGCGTCGAGCCGGGCGCCTTTGTCGCCGTGCTCGGTCCCTCCGGCTCCGGCAAGACCACGCTGCTCAACGTCTTCGCCGGCTTCATCCGTCCGACGGGCGGCGAGGCAAATTTCCGCGGTCGCCCGATCGCCGCGCCCTCCGCCGAGCGCGCCGTCGTCTTCCAGCGCCACGCGCTGCTCCCCTGGCTCGACGTCGCCGACAACGTCGCCTTCCCGCTGAAGGTGAAGGGCATCGACCGCAAGCGCCGCCGCCAACTGGTCATCCCGCTGCTGCTCCGCGTCGGCCTCGCCGAATTCGCCGATCATCCGGTGTGGACGTTGTCCGGCGGCATGCAGCAGCGCGTTGGCCTCGCCCGCGCGCTCGCCGCCGATCCGGCCGTGCTGCTGCTCGACGAGCCGCTCGGCGCGCTCGATGCGATCACGCGCGAGGACATGCAGCGCGTGCTGCTCGATCTCTGGGCCGGCTCCGCCAAGACCGCGCTGCTCATCACACACGACATCGAGGAGGCGGTGTTCCTGGCGACGCATCTCGTCGTGCTGTCCGAGCGTCCGGGCCGCATCGTCGGCCGCTTCGATCTCGATTTCTCCGCCCGCGTCGCCGCCGGCGAAGACGGCGCCGCCATCCGCGCCGAGCCGGCCTTCACCGCCGTCAAGGCCGAGCTCCGCGCCCTCATGCACCGCCGCGCCGCCGAGCTGCAGCCCGAGCAGGTCGCATGA
- a CDS encoding ABC transporter permease subunit, with the protein MIEVLVIGARDHSSLTPAPRTAKRKAPPRALLFFLGSAVFWLAAWSLASALEVVPALFLPSPLAVAHRFVTTLTGGFADATLLQHTAASLVRVLSALAFAIVVGVPVGIGMGLSPLLRGLFDPIIEAYRPIPPLAYLPLVVIWFGIGEGPKILLIFLAILPAIALSTASGVRSVPVERVNAARSVGANRLQVLRDVILPNALPEILVGARIGLSVGWSTLVAAELVAATRGLGFMIQTASNFLVTDVVIVGIVTIAVIAFAMEFAMRVLERKLTPWKGKL; encoded by the coding sequence ATGATCGAGGTCCTCGTCATCGGCGCCCGCGACCACAGTTCGTTGACCCCGGCGCCCCGTACGGCGAAACGCAAGGCGCCGCCGCGCGCGCTCCTGTTTTTCCTCGGCTCGGCGGTGTTCTGGCTCGCCGCCTGGTCGCTCGCCTCGGCGCTGGAGGTCGTGCCGGCGCTGTTCCTGCCGTCGCCGCTCGCCGTCGCGCACCGCTTTGTCACCACGCTGACCGGCGGCTTCGCCGACGCGACGCTGCTGCAGCACACGGCCGCGAGTCTCGTCCGCGTCCTCTCCGCGCTCGCCTTCGCCATCGTCGTCGGCGTCCCGGTCGGCATCGGCATGGGCCTGTCGCCGCTGCTCCGCGGCCTGTTCGATCCGATCATCGAGGCCTACCGGCCGATCCCGCCGCTCGCGTACCTGCCGCTGGTCGTCATCTGGTTCGGCATCGGCGAGGGGCCCAAGATTCTGCTCATCTTCCTCGCGATCCTGCCGGCGATCGCGCTGTCCACTGCCAGCGGCGTCCGCAGCGTGCCCGTGGAGCGCGTCAACGCGGCGCGCAGCGTCGGTGCCAATCGCCTGCAGGTGCTCCGCGACGTCATCCTGCCCAACGCGCTGCCCGAGATTCTTGTCGGCGCCCGCATCGGCCTCAGCGTCGGCTGGTCGACGCTGGTCGCGGCGGAGCTGGTCGCCGCGACGCGCGGCCTCGGCTTCATGATCCAGACCGCGTCCAATTTCCTGGTCACCGACGTCGTCATCGTCGGCATCGTCACCATCGCGGTGATCGCCTTCGCGATGGAATTCGCCATGCGCGTGCTCGAGCGGAAGCTCACGCCATGGAAGGGCAAGCTCTAG
- the tauD gene encoding taurine dioxygenase gives MTLRNTPFEVTPLTPAIGAKIAGLDLADPLSEETVAALKETLHDRLVLFFSDQHLTPAAHRTFAAHFGPLHIHPIYPNVPETPEILILDTSVRNAPDNDNWHTDVTFIETPPLGAALYAKKIPPAGGDTLWLSTIAAYDALSAPFKKLLDGLTAVHEFEKSFPRDRFATGEALKKWEEARAKNPPVVHPVVRTHPANGKKALFVNSGFTTRINELGKGESDAVLAYLFEHVTRPEFQIRHHWRENDLALWDNRVTQHYATIDYLPERRVMHRATIIGERPA, from the coding sequence ATGACGCTGCGCAATACGCCCTTCGAGGTGACGCCGCTGACCCCCGCCATCGGCGCGAAGATCGCCGGCCTCGACCTTGCCGATCCGCTGTCGGAGGAGACGGTGGCGGCGCTGAAGGAAACCCTCCACGACCGCCTCGTGCTGTTCTTCTCCGACCAGCACCTGACGCCCGCCGCGCACCGCACGTTCGCCGCGCATTTCGGGCCGCTGCATATCCACCCGATCTATCCGAATGTGCCCGAGACTCCGGAGATTCTGATTCTGGACACCAGCGTGAGGAACGCGCCGGACAACGACAACTGGCACACCGACGTCACCTTCATAGAGACGCCGCCGCTGGGCGCCGCGCTCTACGCCAAGAAGATCCCGCCGGCAGGCGGCGACACCCTGTGGCTGTCGACCATCGCCGCCTACGACGCCCTGTCGGCGCCGTTCAAGAAGCTGCTCGACGGCCTCACCGCGGTGCACGAATTCGAAAAGTCCTTCCCGCGCGATCGCTTCGCCACCGGCGAGGCGCTGAAGAAGTGGGAGGAGGCGCGCGCCAAGAACCCGCCGGTCGTTCACCCGGTAGTGCGCACCCATCCGGCGAACGGCAAGAAGGCGCTGTTCGTCAACTCCGGCTTCACCACGCGCATCAACGAGCTCGGCAAGGGCGAGAGCGACGCCGTGCTCGCCTATCTCTTCGAGCACGTCACCCGGCCCGAGTTCCAGATCCGCCACCACTGGCGCGAGAACGACCTCGCCCTGTGGGACAATCGCGTGACGCAGCACTACGCCACCATCGACTACCTGCCCGAGCGCCGCGTCATGCACCGCGCCACCATCATCGGCGAACGCCCGGCCTAG